The Girardinichthys multiradiatus isolate DD_20200921_A chromosome 6, DD_fGirMul_XY1, whole genome shotgun sequence genome window below encodes:
- the pigr gene encoding polymeric immunoglobulin receptor encodes MLRLSTITLLLLPWIPVFLCKVTTEEEFTVLEGGSLSIPCHYEPQYASYVKYWCQGRTKEFCTILAWTDDRHLITTADQKVNIFDDPVQLVFTVTMNDMKEGESGWYMCGVQIGGMWNADDTSFTNIKVIHGMLVVNNKMSGEEGSSVTIECLYSERYRKSEKKWCRSGDWRSCLSTGSDGSYNDSSVAIRDDRTGAFTVTFKKLQIQDTAWYWCSAGQQKISVLLQVTPQPTTIAPFTSQSFHNLPPTKPITWESWSSHSPMLAPVVVGSSIIVLMIVAILAIKFSKLNSMLRMPFDEWTRGARQVEIVERERVAREVEEMKAKFSGYSKDASEFQNAAVLFLNKDSQDVQIY; translated from the exons ATGTTGCGACTGTCCACGATCACCCTCCTTCTGTTACCATGGATTCCAG TCTTCCTCTGCAAGGTTACTACGGAGGAAGAGTTTACAGTCCTGGAGGGGGGGTCTCTCTCAATCCCCTGTCACTACGAGCCCCAGTATGCCAGCTATGTAAAATACTGGTGCCAGGGGAGGACAAAGGAGTTCTGTACCATTCTGGCTTGGACTGATGACCGCCACCTGATAACTACAGCTGATCAGAAAGTGAACATCTTTGATGACCCGGTCCAGCTGGTGTTCACTGTGACCATGAACGACATGAAGGAGGGGGAATCAGGGTGGTACATGTGTGGTGTGCAGATAGGTGGTATGTGGAACGCTGATGACACCAGCTTTACAAACATTAAAGTCATTCATG GTATGTTAGTTGTGAACAACAAGATGAGTGGAGAAGAGGGAAGTTCTGTCACAATTGAATGCCTCTACAGTGAGAGATACAG AAAAAGTGAGAAGAAATGGTGTCGGAGTGGTGACTGGAGAAGCTGCCTGTCGACAGGTTCTGATGGGAGTTACAACGATTCCTCCGTGGCCATCAGAGATGACAGAACTGGGGCTTTCACTGTAACCTTTAAGAAGCTGCAGATACAAGATACAGCTTGGTACTGGTGTTCTGCAGGGCAGCAGAAGATATCTGTGCTCCTGCAGGTCACACCCCAACCCACAACCA TTGCACCCTTTACAAGCCAGTCCTTCCATAACCTGCCCCCAACCAAACCCATCACCTGGGAGTCCTGGAGCAGCCACAG TCCCATGTTGGCACCTGTGGTGGTCGGTTCATCCATCATTGTCCTGATGATCGTGGCCATATTGGCTATAAAGTTCTCAAAGCTGAACAGTATGTTAAGGATGCCATTTGATGAGTGGACCAGAGGTGCAAGACAAGTGGAGATAGTTG AGAGAGAACGAGTTGCAAGAGAAGTTGAGGAGATGAAAGCTAAATTCAGT GGCTACTCAAAAGATGCAAGTGAattccaaaatgctgcagtgcTTTTTCTTAACAAGGATTCCCAGGATGTGCAAATTTACTGA